In one window of Poriferisphaera corsica DNA:
- the trbB gene encoding P-type conjugative transfer ATPase TrbB yields MSSCEGSTSILRLQRSLENSLGLILGEALQEKNVVEIYRSSNGTVWVEKLGCAPACVGTMTDHDAASVVSLVASVMGRGVHADSPSISGTLPGSGDRFQGLMPPVTTSPVFVIRKRAHIVFTLDDYVESGTLDVGWAAYLKQAVKKRSNILIVGGTGSGKTTLVNALLRELADKKCRVVLLEDTRELQCPAEDTESLLTKESEPRVTMQQLVRITLRMRPDRIVMGEVRGPEALDLLKAFNTGHPGGISTLHANSAMDAIHRVEDLVGEALAGEGGVGQVPKRAIGSAIDLVAFIERDRSSPSGRRVKELVEVCGWTEQGGYDLRSYAADDLLNQEMCEVQYEPQT; encoded by the coding sequence ATGTCATCTTGTGAAGGCAGTACGTCTATTCTGCGCTTACAGCGCAGTTTAGAAAATAGCCTTGGCCTGATATTGGGTGAGGCACTGCAAGAAAAAAACGTGGTCGAGATTTACCGTAGTTCCAACGGTACGGTCTGGGTGGAAAAACTGGGTTGCGCGCCTGCGTGTGTTGGAACGATGACAGATCATGATGCGGCGAGTGTCGTCTCGTTGGTTGCGTCTGTGATGGGAAGAGGCGTGCATGCTGATTCACCGTCGATCTCGGGAACATTGCCGGGCTCGGGTGACCGATTTCAGGGGTTGATGCCGCCGGTGACGACGTCGCCGGTATTTGTGATTCGTAAACGGGCACATATTGTATTTACGTTGGATGATTATGTTGAGTCTGGGACGCTGGATGTGGGTTGGGCGGCCTATCTGAAACAGGCGGTTAAGAAGCGCAGCAACATATTGATCGTCGGTGGTACGGGTTCGGGTAAAACAACATTAGTTAATGCACTTCTAAGAGAACTGGCGGACAAAAAGTGTCGCGTGGTATTGCTTGAGGATACCCGTGAATTGCAATGTCCGGCGGAAGATACGGAATCATTGTTGACGAAGGAGAGCGAGCCGCGCGTGACGATGCAGCAGCTGGTGCGGATTACGCTGCGCATGAGGCCAGATCGGATCGTGATGGGTGAAGTGCGCGGGCCGGAGGCATTGGATTTACTGAAGGCGTTTAACACGGGACACCCGGGTGGTATATCGACATTACATGCGAACTCTGCGATGGATGCGATTCATCGTGTTGAGGATTTAGTGGGTGAAGCGCTTGCTGGGGAAGGCGGTGTGGGACAGGTGCCAAAACGAGCTATTGGATCGGCGATTGACTTGGTTGCGTTTATTGAGCGCGATCGTAGTTCGCCGTCGGGTAGACGGGTGAAGGAACTCGTCGAGGTTTGCGGATGGACAGAGCAGGGCGGATATGACCTGCGGTCTTACGCGGCTGATGATTTATTAAACCAAGAAATGTGTGAGGTGCAGTATGAGCCCCAGACTTAA
- a CDS encoding PEP-CTERM sorting domain-containing protein produces MITNYTRFGRGLLICGVLGMVSIGTARGDSLGHLNDEFEDGSKLGDWTQNDVAEGWASHWETWDIDGSNAGKMTVMPYSSSWFGEYVSGLAYKKVSGDFAITTEVSVTNRAGDGLPTAAFSLAGLMIRKGRPEMEAGGPDAWTPGGENYLFLALGYASAGFGGPGQPAPGPGPHFERKSTTNSSSSLVATQNEATTAQLQIARVGDSVILMYKRPQDTEWQVHWRYDRPDMAGELQVGMHAYTNWPEASSVPAFEQNTTTNDGPGFNPDLIAQYEYARFARVELPDELVGVDLVGDATDEQLLSFLGESLSQPVPEPSAVALMGMGAWMCIGRRNRRRME; encoded by the coding sequence ATGATTACAAATTACACGAGATTTGGGCGAGGGTTATTGATATGTGGTGTATTGGGAATGGTATCGATTGGGACTGCGCGCGGAGATTCACTTGGACATCTTAATGATGAGTTTGAGGATGGTAGTAAGCTTGGAGATTGGACACAAAACGATGTGGCGGAAGGGTGGGCGTCACATTGGGAGACATGGGATATTGATGGATCGAATGCGGGTAAGATGACGGTGATGCCATATTCGAGCAGTTGGTTTGGTGAGTATGTGAGTGGGCTGGCGTATAAGAAGGTGAGTGGCGATTTTGCGATTACGACAGAGGTGTCTGTGACGAATCGTGCGGGTGATGGATTGCCTACGGCGGCGTTTTCACTGGCGGGGTTGATGATTCGTAAGGGACGGCCTGAGATGGAGGCTGGTGGGCCTGATGCATGGACGCCGGGTGGGGAGAATTATTTGTTTTTAGCGCTTGGTTATGCGAGTGCGGGGTTTGGTGGGCCGGGTCAACCAGCGCCGGGACCGGGGCCTCATTTTGAACGAAAATCGACGACGAATAGTAGTTCATCGTTAGTTGCGACGCAGAATGAGGCGACGACTGCACAGTTACAGATTGCGCGTGTGGGTGATAGTGTGATTTTGATGTATAAACGGCCGCAGGATACGGAGTGGCAGGTGCACTGGCGGTATGATCGGCCGGATATGGCAGGTGAATTGCAGGTGGGTATGCATGCGTATACGAATTGGCCTGAGGCGTCATCGGTTCCGGCGTTTGAGCAAAATACGACGACAAATGATGGGCCGGGGTTTAATCCGGATTTGATTGCGCAGTATGAGTATGCGAGGTTTGCAAGGGTTGAGTTGCCGGATGAGTTGGTTGGAGTTGATTTGGTCGGTGATGCGACGGATGAACAGTTGTTAAGTTTTTTAGGTGAGAGTTTATCACAGCCGGTACCTGAGCCATCGGCGGTGGCGCTGATGGGGATGGGCGCGTGGATGTGTATCGGAAGACGGAACAGGCGGCGTATGGAATGA
- a CDS encoding VirB4 family type IV secretion/conjugal transfer ATPase has protein sequence MFDLRPYQNKQRVLADWLPWGMMLDEQTIVNKDGSYTTVIEFKGPDGGSETATMLTNFREQFNNIFQRFGDRWCVQVEAKRQAYKPEVIDLPKDAPKAAMYIEDDRLNIFGNGEYFITRCYLVLSYLPPEDSHRKVADLFIEYPSDQDKPNPQSPPLATYKKVIGETVSLLGGVVKEVNVLKNETLLTFLHSAISSRSHRIAVPDCPIDIAEKLTDSPLDIGLGLRLGGQHVSMIGVRNWVNATEPNMLDSLFLLPFEFRWCIRFLPMSRQMAHSHVTKLKRHWFSKRKNLFTMIKEMASKEESQLEDPDARVKADDADHALAMIGSDEASFGYTTMAFCVWDSTEEAAESKANMLREATDRSGWVTQIETTNAFDAWLGTIPGHAYANVRRPITSSHNFCDVSPLMMQCSGEQWCDHLDAPALMQCATGASTTPYWLNIFPGGTDVGHTMIAGPTGAGKSTLLNLMAAQWMRYEGAQVYIFDKGGSARVMTYAMGGQFYDLGEKESALQLQPLRELDSKLDRTRAFQWVIDVLTRENVPLSVSDKEHILEKVDQLASRPKDERTISLLIGYLQFQHLKQGLYNYSAEGAYGHLFDGDCDPLGSNRWQAFELEGVYRMGLALPGVLSYLFNRLEDRFASARDVEEGMDKNGTPTTKPTLLILDEAWLFIGNDMFRGQIRDWLKTLRKRNVAVVFATQSLADIESSSIAATILESCMTRILLPNPTAAERHMRRLYEELLGLNTEEMDKLSVAVAKHNYYVISDVGRRMVSLALSNKQLDLVGASQPAQQRLAESIFSEYPDDFLKHYLSAIQREKALEQVKEHETKIEIFRKGASR, from the coding sequence ATGTTTGATCTACGCCCTTATCAGAATAAGCAAAGAGTTCTGGCGGATTGGCTGCCGTGGGGGATGATGTTGGATGAGCAGACGATCGTGAATAAAGATGGCAGTTACACGACTGTGATCGAATTCAAAGGGCCTGATGGTGGGAGTGAAACAGCGACGATGCTGACAAACTTTCGTGAGCAGTTTAATAATATATTTCAACGCTTTGGTGATCGTTGGTGTGTTCAGGTTGAGGCGAAACGACAGGCATACAAACCAGAAGTTATTGATTTACCGAAAGATGCGCCGAAGGCGGCGATGTATATTGAAGATGATCGACTGAACATTTTTGGTAACGGTGAGTATTTTATTACGCGGTGTTATTTGGTTTTATCGTATTTGCCGCCAGAGGATAGTCATCGGAAAGTTGCGGATCTATTTATTGAGTATCCGTCTGATCAAGATAAACCAAATCCTCAATCACCACCACTCGCTACTTATAAAAAAGTTATTGGCGAAACGGTAAGTTTACTGGGCGGCGTTGTCAAAGAAGTAAATGTTCTGAAAAATGAGACGTTGTTAACGTTTTTGCATAGCGCGATTAGCTCGCGATCACATCGTATTGCGGTGCCTGATTGTCCGATTGACATTGCGGAAAAATTAACGGATTCACCGCTGGATATAGGGTTGGGATTACGTTTGGGTGGACAGCATGTGTCGATGATTGGTGTTCGTAATTGGGTGAATGCAACTGAGCCGAATATGTTGGATTCACTGTTTTTGCTGCCGTTTGAATTTAGGTGGTGTATTCGATTTTTGCCGATGTCGAGGCAAATGGCTCATAGTCATGTTACGAAATTGAAGCGGCATTGGTTTAGTAAGCGGAAAAATCTGTTTACAATGATTAAAGAGATGGCGTCCAAGGAAGAGAGTCAATTGGAAGATCCGGATGCGCGAGTGAAGGCGGATGATGCTGACCATGCATTGGCGATGATTGGAAGTGATGAGGCGAGTTTCGGGTATACGACGATGGCGTTTTGTGTATGGGATTCAACAGAAGAGGCTGCGGAATCAAAGGCGAATATGCTGCGTGAAGCGACGGATCGAAGTGGTTGGGTGACACAGATTGAAACGACGAATGCGTTTGATGCATGGTTGGGAACGATACCGGGCCATGCGTATGCGAATGTGAGACGGCCGATTACGAGCTCGCATAATTTCTGTGATGTTTCTCCGTTGATGATGCAATGCTCGGGTGAGCAGTGGTGTGATCATTTGGATGCGCCGGCATTGATGCAGTGTGCAACGGGTGCGTCGACGACACCGTATTGGTTGAATATTTTTCCTGGAGGTACGGATGTTGGTCACACGATGATTGCTGGCCCGACGGGTGCGGGTAAATCGACGTTGTTAAATTTGATGGCAGCGCAGTGGATGCGATATGAGGGGGCGCAAGTCTATATTTTTGATAAGGGCGGGTCTGCGCGCGTAATGACATATGCAATGGGAGGACAATTCTACGATCTGGGTGAAAAGGAGTCGGCCTTGCAATTGCAGCCGCTGCGTGAGTTAGATAGCAAGTTGGATCGGACGAGAGCATTTCAATGGGTGATAGATGTTTTAACGCGTGAGAATGTGCCGTTGAGTGTGTCGGATAAGGAACATATTCTTGAGAAGGTAGATCAGCTTGCTTCGAGGCCTAAGGATGAACGCACGATCAGCTTATTGATTGGATATTTGCAGTTTCAGCATTTGAAACAGGGGTTGTATAACTATTCGGCTGAGGGTGCGTATGGGCATTTATTCGATGGAGATTGTGATCCACTGGGTAGCAACCGTTGGCAAGCATTTGAGTTGGAGGGTGTTTACCGGATGGGATTGGCGCTGCCGGGCGTGCTTTCATATTTGTTTAATCGACTGGAAGATCGGTTTGCATCGGCGAGAGATGTGGAAGAAGGGATGGATAAGAACGGTACGCCAACAACGAAGCCTACATTGCTGATATTGGATGAAGCGTGGTTGTTTATCGGCAATGATATGTTTAGGGGACAGATTCGTGATTGGTTGAAGACGCTACGGAAACGAAATGTGGCGGTGGTGTTTGCTACCCAATCGCTGGCTGATATCGAGTCTTCTTCAATTGCGGCAACTATTTTAGAAAGTTGTATGACGCGGATTCTGTTACCTAATCCAACTGCAGCTGAGCGGCATATGCGTAGATTGTATGAGGAATTATTGGGTCTGAATACAGAAGAAATGGACAAGCTGAGCGTTGCTGTAGCCAAGCATAATTATTATGTAATTTCTGATGTTGGACGGCGGATGGTGAGTTTAGCGCTATCGAACAAGCAATTAGATCTGGTGGGGGCATCGCAGCCCGCTCAGCAAAGGTTGGCTGAGAGTATATTTAGTGAATACCCGGATGATTTCTTGAAGCATTATCTAAGTGCTATTCAGCGCGAGAAAGCGTTAGAGCAGGTTAAGGAACATGAAACAAAAATAGAGATATTTAGAAAGGGAGCGTCGCGATGA
- a CDS encoding TrbG/VirB9 family P-type conjugative transfer protein: protein MRNKITMPTLLFVSAVMMLSGCRTENIQAKKELTRPTSPDLEKVIELEVARRVSDREVMNRDLPEITLPAPQLVPLPEPLAKSGMSQGPSGNGLDGMLQDLGVANKEATRKPAPEGFVNAIQYYDYAPGVRYNVVGAVGYVTAIELERGEEIVSWSAGNTQDFATETTSSGIGGNIKQLLLVKPTKPHMTTNFVITTSRRVYFIDMYANSSSNYQSAIAWNYPLSRLVQHVKRVDGREDVTGSIVSGKFDLDNLNFDYKLYYQERGSDGKKKDAVAPYWAPLRVFDDGAKTYIQFPSSARYMELPPLFVLPTPDSEEAQVVNYRKEGNYYVVDRLLGVAELRLGEAPQTIVKVIREHQLNS, encoded by the coding sequence ATGCGTAACAAAATAACTATGCCCACATTATTATTTGTTTCGGCAGTGATGATGCTGTCGGGATGTCGAACGGAGAATATTCAAGCAAAAAAGGAGCTGACGCGTCCAACGAGTCCAGATCTCGAAAAAGTGATTGAGCTTGAAGTGGCAAGACGGGTTTCAGATCGTGAGGTAATGAATAGAGATTTACCGGAGATTACATTGCCCGCGCCACAGCTTGTTCCTTTGCCAGAACCATTAGCTAAATCAGGAATGAGTCAAGGACCATCGGGGAATGGTCTGGATGGAATGCTTCAGGATTTGGGTGTTGCAAACAAGGAAGCAACACGCAAACCAGCACCTGAGGGATTTGTGAATGCGATTCAGTATTATGATTACGCTCCAGGTGTAAGATATAACGTTGTTGGCGCGGTTGGCTATGTCACAGCCATTGAGCTTGAACGCGGTGAAGAGATAGTGTCGTGGAGTGCTGGTAATACGCAGGATTTCGCAACAGAAACAACATCTTCGGGTATTGGCGGCAATATCAAACAATTGCTTCTAGTGAAGCCGACGAAGCCGCATATGACAACAAATTTTGTGATTACAACATCAAGGCGTGTGTATTTTATTGATATGTATGCTAATAGTTCTTCTAACTATCAATCTGCAATTGCATGGAATTACCCTTTATCTAGATTAGTACAGCATGTTAAACGTGTTGATGGACGAGAAGATGTGACGGGAAGTATCGTTTCAGGGAAATTCGATCTGGATAATCTTAATTTCGATTACAAATTGTATTATCAGGAACGCGGATCTGATGGTAAGAAAAAGGATGCGGTGGCACCATATTGGGCCCCATTGCGTGTATTTGATGATGGTGCAAAAACTTATATACAGTTCCCAAGTTCGGCTCGCTATATGGAACTGCCACCATTATTTGTGCTTCCTACACCTGACAGCGAAGAAGCGCAGGTCGTGAATTACCGTAAAGAAGGTAATTACTATGTTGTGGATCGGTTACTCGGCGTTGCGGAGTTACGCTTGGGTGAAGCACCACAGACGATCGTCAAAGTTATTCGTGAGCATCAACTGAACTCATAA
- a CDS encoding type IV secretion system protein, with the protein MLFEIAQNGDVGSLITSFYSTVEQAINNGTQNLIGDVTYVFNFLLVLTIVWTGIMWAVSESPIAPSIIRRLAFISILMFFINNWVDCVDAIRLTFEQFGLRVDSTNSDLVTQLFNEPGKIMGFGAKTAQPILVHINMVGFSQTHMQIMMAFTYFMILGFWAALSFVVLLNLVIFKIGGVIAYVLLPFAMFDKTSFLAERPISWVFSAGTRIMAYAMTLGISVSFMQDSIPKLDPNTLQIGQAIELLIISGLLGVFVIFCGKIASNIGGGIASLGLRDTEATKRASTTREIQVRTPLQPVVYTGRHDTTALIEDKGTLIEGYVSKHRAASNRYERQRELAVLAKRYRH; encoded by the coding sequence ATGTTGTTTGAGATCGCCCAAAATGGGGATGTTGGAAGTTTGATTACAAGCTTCTATAGCACAGTCGAGCAAGCAATCAACAATGGTACGCAGAACTTGATTGGCGATGTGACGTATGTGTTTAACTTTCTGCTTGTATTGACGATAGTATGGACGGGGATTATGTGGGCTGTGAGTGAGAGCCCGATTGCACCTTCGATTATTAGACGATTGGCGTTTATTAGTATCTTAATGTTCTTTATTAATAATTGGGTGGATTGTGTAGATGCAATCCGACTTACTTTTGAGCAGTTTGGGCTAAGGGTAGATAGTACGAATTCGGATTTGGTGACGCAGCTGTTTAATGAACCGGGCAAGATTATGGGGTTTGGTGCAAAGACGGCTCAGCCGATTTTGGTTCACATCAATATGGTAGGTTTTTCTCAAACACATATGCAGATCATGATGGCGTTTACGTATTTTATGATATTAGGATTTTGGGCGGCGCTTAGTTTTGTTGTGTTGTTGAATTTGGTGATCTTTAAGATTGGCGGAGTGATTGCATATGTACTGTTGCCGTTTGCGATGTTTGATAAGACGTCATTTTTGGCAGAGCGGCCGATTTCTTGGGTATTCTCTGCAGGAACTCGAATTATGGCGTACGCAATGACATTGGGAATTTCGGTTTCGTTTATGCAAGACAGCATTCCGAAGTTGGATCCTAATACATTGCAGATTGGACAAGCGATTGAATTATTGATTATTTCGGGTTTATTAGGTGTATTTGTTATTTTCTGCGGCAAGATTGCATCGAATATTGGTGGTGGTATCGCGTCGTTAGGGTTGCGTGATACAGAAGCAACGAAGCGTGCTAGTACAACAAGAGAGATTCAAGTCAGAACACCACTGCAGCCTGTTGTGTATACAGGGAGACACGATACGACAGCTCTTATAGAGGATAAGGGTACTTTGATTGAAGGGTACGTGAGCAAGCATCGAGCTGCGAGTAATCGTTATGAACGGCAACGCGAGTTAGCTGTGCTTGCGAAGCGGTATCGGCATTAA
- the trbF gene encoding conjugal transfer protein TrbF, whose protein sequence is MNKTTQSFGSNGLPVELDTPFAKAKAKWDERLGMALSNNRLLRLIAIGSTSLCGILAIGLIFVCSNKQVEMFVVEIDGNKAQTIGVELSGRRYTPTNSATGYFVAEAVKLSRSRPTDKVVLAENWKRLYKFIRGDAKPRMDEYAREANGMRAKDIAKQVEVESVLQRSDDSYQVRWKEKIYTSGKLTGQDNWTGLFTVVHQAPKDKKSILDNPVGLYITNFEWSRDFSNPMANS, encoded by the coding sequence ATGAATAAAACAACACAGAGTTTTGGATCGAATGGGCTACCGGTTGAACTTGATACACCATTTGCTAAGGCAAAGGCGAAATGGGATGAGCGTCTTGGTATGGCGTTATCGAATAATCGTCTTTTACGGTTGATTGCAATCGGCTCGACATCTTTATGCGGGATTCTTGCGATAGGCTTGATTTTTGTTTGCAGTAACAAACAGGTGGAAATGTTTGTTGTTGAGATTGACGGCAACAAAGCGCAGACGATTGGTGTGGAGTTGTCGGGGCGGCGTTATACGCCAACGAATTCTGCAACGGGGTATTTTGTTGCAGAGGCTGTAAAGCTTTCAAGATCAAGGCCGACGGATAAGGTTGTATTAGCTGAGAACTGGAAGCGGCTTTACAAATTTATTCGTGGAGATGCAAAGCCTCGGATGGACGAGTATGCAAGGGAAGCGAATGGGATGCGGGCTAAAGATATTGCGAAACAAGTTGAAGTCGAATCCGTTTTGCAGCGCAGCGATGATTCGTATCAGGTGCGTTGGAAAGAAAAAATCTATACATCGGGTAAGCTGACTGGGCAAGATAATTGGACGGGTTTGTTCACGGTTGTTCATCAAGCACCGAAAGACAAGAAATCCATACTAGATAATCCAGTTGGTCTATATATAACTAATTTTGAATGGAGTCGAGATTTCTCGAATCCTATGGCAAATAGCTAG
- a CDS encoding TrbI/VirB10 family protein: MKHGPNFIDATHSVGEITRIRRNAVILVVSVVIAIIVFTLFYAIQPRDNSNEVRDEVVLDQRNESNNNGLPHSMFDVSYDDMPSAKAGEPADFSGMVADGNFSPEQMKEYQDALQALKKQKQETNEQLAAMRQLQAQLQNQQIEEARKALDSPISYVNYALRKSRQSDGTEKDTDNTVDGSYPDIGKMVSDATSAMVSASQGMNGGNLGTRSESPDEAFMRNGEFDTETYQVTHVTPVLSKFDLSAGTFIPGALITGINTDLPGVIVGKITQNVYDSTTGKYLLIPQGTNVVGEYQSLIANGQSRALVVWHTLTMPNGTSIPLGGAPGTDASGFAGLSDHTDFHIDSMIATTAITTGLGFLANSVSSSSDDDISILGDTLAQESLQLGQSLIDRALAHQPTITIRPGWTFNIVLRKNVSLAPYKS; encoded by the coding sequence ATGAAACATGGACCAAACTTTATTGATGCTACACATTCGGTCGGCGAGATCACACGAATCAGGCGGAATGCTGTGATTCTGGTTGTTAGCGTTGTGATAGCGATTATTGTTTTCACGCTGTTTTATGCGATTCAACCTCGCGATAACTCGAATGAAGTTCGTGATGAGGTTGTTTTGGATCAGCGTAATGAATCGAACAATAATGGTCTGCCTCATAGTATGTTTGATGTGTCGTACGATGATATGCCAAGTGCTAAAGCAGGCGAACCGGCAGATTTCAGTGGTATGGTTGCTGACGGGAATTTTAGTCCTGAGCAGATGAAAGAATACCAAGATGCTTTACAGGCTTTGAAGAAGCAGAAGCAAGAAACCAATGAGCAGCTTGCTGCGATGCGGCAATTGCAGGCACAGCTTCAGAATCAACAGATTGAGGAAGCGCGTAAGGCATTGGACAGTCCAATTTCATATGTCAACTATGCTCTTCGTAAAAGTCGCCAATCGGATGGAACAGAGAAAGATACTGATAATACAGTTGATGGCTCATATCCAGATATTGGGAAGATGGTTTCTGATGCGACTAGCGCGATGGTTTCTGCTTCGCAAGGTATGAATGGGGGCAATCTCGGTACGCGTTCAGAGAGTCCTGATGAAGCATTCATGCGCAATGGTGAGTTTGATACAGAAACTTATCAAGTCACGCATGTCACACCGGTGTTATCGAAGTTTGATCTTTCAGCTGGAACATTTATACCTGGTGCTTTAATTACAGGTATAAATACAGATCTGCCAGGCGTTATTGTTGGGAAGATTACGCAAAATGTTTATGATAGTACGACTGGTAAATACTTACTGATACCACAAGGTACGAATGTTGTTGGCGAATATCAGAGCTTAATTGCGAATGGTCAGAGTCGCGCTTTAGTTGTATGGCATACACTGACGATGCCGAATGGTACTTCTATACCATTGGGTGGCGCTCCAGGTACGGATGCTAGCGGGTTTGCAGGTCTATCGGATCATACAGATTTCCATATTGATAGTATGATTGCGACAACTGCGATTACGACCGGCTTAGGCTTTTTGGCGAATAGTGTTTCTAGCAGTAGTGATGACGACATCAGTATTCTTGGTGACACATTAGCACAGGAATCTTTACAGCTTGGGCAATCGCTAATTGATCGAGCATTGGCTCATCAGCCAACCATAACGATTCGCCCTGGATGGACATTCAATATTGTGCTTAGAAAGAATGTTTCATTAGCCCCTTATAAGTCATAG
- a CDS encoding VirB3 family type IV secretion system protein, with protein sequence MESEMPRKYYAPVHQSLIQPVMIAGVPRQFAFINWTTAMAISFGMHMPWIGLPLGLVLHIVVARITKNDVDWMTILMRYLRQPIRLET encoded by the coding sequence ATGGAAAGCGAAATGCCTAGAAAGTATTACGCGCCGGTGCATCAATCGTTGATTCAGCCGGTGATGATCGCGGGGGTTCCGAGACAATTTGCGTTCATTAATTGGACAACGGCTATGGCGATCTCATTTGGGATGCACATGCCTTGGATCGGACTTCCGCTTGGGCTAGTGTTGCACATTGTTGTGGCGAGGATAACGAAGAATGATGTGGACTGGATGACGATATTGATGCGTTATCTGCGTCAGCCGATACGATTGGAAACTTAA
- a CDS encoding ECF-type sigma factor, which translates to MNDYPITALIEDLKDGQSQAAQQLWDIYFDRMVNLANNKLIHTPRARRDEEDIALSAFNSFCTGLQNNQFPKLKDRDTLWPLLVAITTYKAVDHIRHENRAKRGNQYAHTQIYEQAIAALTHQSDPQLILIFQEQIEQLLNSLDNIKDPKLKQIALLRLQGHDKLHIAQQLGCVTRTIERKLQLIQQCWLESTHLTLD; encoded by the coding sequence TTGAACGACTATCCCATCACAGCCTTAATCGAAGACCTCAAAGACGGCCAATCCCAAGCCGCGCAACAACTTTGGGACATCTATTTCGACCGTATGGTCAATCTCGCAAACAACAAACTCATCCACACCCCCCGCGCCCGTCGAGACGAAGAAGACATTGCACTCTCCGCATTCAACAGCTTCTGTACGGGCCTTCAAAATAACCAATTCCCTAAACTCAAAGACCGCGACACACTCTGGCCCCTCCTCGTCGCCATCACCACCTATAAAGCCGTTGATCACATCCGACACGAAAATCGCGCCAAACGTGGCAACCAATACGCTCATACCCAAATCTACGAGCAAGCCATCGCTGCACTCACCCATCAATCCGACCCGCAACTCATCCTCATTTTCCAAGAGCAGATCGAACAACTCCTCAACTCACTCGACAACATCAAAGACCCCAAACTCAAACAGATTGCCCTCCTCCGCCTGCAAGGCCATGATAAACTACATATCGCCCAACAGCTCGGCTGCGTCACCCGAACCATCGAACGTAAGCTTCAACTTATCCAGCAATGTTGGCTTGAGTCAACTCATCTAACCCTCGATTAG
- a CDS encoding TrbC/VirB2 family protein gives MSPRLKKVICACGVLGLMLVLCSPALAGTSTGMPWEDKMEAIQNFFTGPFAKVAGVIAIVVLGVSFAMAEGAGGTRRLIGVFFGLALAFSAVSWGLDFLGFKDSGLAEEYQGPAVEMRIDADEQGQAATDDQVVDVDQAGEIGQPEVAGQTDQLGQVEEPVVDESIVDEPVADELQVQESDAQDVPQQDHGVRYEEDDGGGTRLEVNRPTPAYMDQILHRSDASQE, from the coding sequence ATGAGCCCCAGACTTAAAAAGGTTATATGTGCGTGTGGTGTGTTGGGATTGATGTTGGTGCTGTGTTCACCTGCTTTGGCGGGAACTAGTACGGGCATGCCTTGGGAAGATAAGATGGAAGCGATTCAGAATTTCTTTACTGGGCCGTTTGCGAAGGTCGCTGGCGTGATTGCGATTGTTGTGTTGGGTGTGTCTTTTGCGATGGCGGAAGGTGCTGGTGGCACACGTCGCTTGATTGGTGTGTTCTTTGGTTTGGCTTTGGCATTCTCGGCTGTGAGCTGGGGCCTTGATTTCTTAGGCTTTAAGGATTCAGGATTGGCTGAAGAATATCAGGGGCCGGCTGTTGAGATGCGGATCGATGCGGATGAACAAGGTCAAGCTGCGACGGATGATCAGGTAGTTGATGTAGATCAGGCTGGGGAGATTGGTCAGCCGGAAGTAGCAGGACAAACTGATCAACTGGGTCAGGTTGAAGAACCTGTAGTTGATGAGTCGATTGTCGACGAACCTGTTGCGGATGAGCTACAGGTGCAAGAATCAGATGCTCAGGATGTACCGCAGCAAGACCATGGTGTGAGGTATGAGGAAGATGATGGTGGTGGTACGCGTCTAGAAGTGAACCGGCCAACACCAGCGTATATGGATCAGATCCTGCATCGTTCGGATGCTTCACAGGAATGA